CGTTTTTTATTAATAAAAATAATGGCTCAATTAAAGAAGGATCCGAATCAAGCCGGCATGCCAACTCAGATACAACTCATGCGTCTGTTTCAAGCCAGTGATGTTGCTGCAGAAATAATCAGCTCTTATGATTCTGCGTTAGATAAAATGGTATGGGGTAATGATCTCACTGAATATAAAAAGGGAATGAAATTTCTTACAAAATGCCTCAACACCTTAAGTGAACGCAGTATAGCTCCTGAGCCACGCCTACAAGGAGCAGGATCATATCTCAGTAAGAACTTGGCAGATACTATTTTAAAAAGACTACAAAATTATCATGCCCATCTTCCTAGCTATGGTCTAGGCTTATTTGATGATTCGAGCGAAAAACCTGCAAAACGCCATGGAATGTTACCCAAAATAACTGTTTCAGATTTGGATCTGACGAGAGCGATTCCAAGAGTTATGGCGCGCGCATAAACGTAAAAAACACAGGTCGGGCAGCCAATTGCCCGACGTTGTTGCCCTACCATCCAGATCCATGACGATCTGTTAATTTTCTCACCTAAGATAGCTCCTCATCCCCTGTCTCTTCTAACTTGCCATTTATTTGCTCTTTATAAAAAAGTCTTGATCATTCTTGTCCGTAAACAGTTCCGACGTACACACTAGACCTAATGCTACGTTTTTATTGTCATTGTCTTCTGAAAATGGCAACTGCTATACTTTGTAGTTGAAATGGTGAATTGATTAATATGAAAAGGATTGCTAAGTAAATGAAAATATCAAAGGAACCAATTAATTTTTCGAACGAAATCACCGATCTTTACAATAATATTGTAGATAATGCTCCAGTTGGAATTGCAACTCTATCTATTGATGGCCATTTTATGCAGGTAAACCAAGCGTTTATAGAAATAACTGGATACGAAAGAAATGAGCTTGAAACAATAAATTATCAACAGCTTACCTATAGTGAAGATTGCGCCATCGATGGTTTCAATGTGCAACAGTTACTAGACGGTAAAGTTAAATCTTATAGATTGGAGAAACGCTATGTCCGAAAAGATAATAAGATTATTTGGGTGCAAGTGACACGCTCTATTTTGAGAAGCTCCATCACAGAAAAACCCCTTTACTTTATTGCTCAAATTGAGGATGTTACCTCTCGTAAACAGGCCGAAAAAGCGCTACAAGAAAGTGAAAATCTTTTCCGCAATGTTATAGATAATGCGCCCGTGGGTGTGGTGATCATATCACTTGATGGTCAGTTATTGAGAGTAAACCAGACTTACTGTGACATCACGGGCTATGAGAAAGAAGAGCTTGAGGATATGAATTATAAAAAGCTCACCTATGCAGAAGATATGACTATTGATGCTGCCAACGTACAACAACTCATGGAAGGTAAAATACATTCTTATTGCTTAGAAAAGCGTTATATTCGAAAAGATGATAAGACTATTTGGGTACAAGTAACACGCTCACTTTTGCGAGATTCTACGACAGGGATGCCGGTCTATTTTATTGCTCAGGTTGAAGATATTTCTGAGCGTAAGCAGATTGAAAAAACCTTACATCAAAGCGAAGAACTTTTTCAAAATATTGTGGATAATGCTCCGATTGGAATAGCAACTGTATCAATCGATGGCCATTTTCTCCAAGTCAACTCCGCTTTCTGTAAAATTACAGGATACAGTCAAGAAGAACTAACAAAGCTCACTTATCAAGAGCTTACTTATCCAGAAGACTTGTCCGCTAACTTTGCCAAAGTGCAGTACCTGCTAGAAGGCAAAGCCAGTTCCTACCAAATAGAAAAGCGTTATGTCCGTAAGGATGGCAAGGTTATTTGGGTACAAGTGACACGTTCTTTGTTGAGAAATCAACTAACAGGAACCCCCTTATATTTCATTGCTCAGATGGAAAACATTACCGAACGCAAAACTACTGCTGAAAAATTGCAAAAATCGACGGAAGAAATTGCCGATCTTTATGCAAATGCGCCATGCGGCTATCACTCACTAGATGACAATGATTTTTTTACACGAATAAATAATACCGAGTTGCATTGGTTAGGATACATGGCTGATGAAATTATCGGAAAAATGAAATTTTCTGATTTGCTAACCCCCACCTCCCGACGTATTTATCAAGAAAATACCTCGCAATTCAAAGAACAAGGATTTATCAATGATGTAGAGATGGAGTTAACTCGCAGGGATGGTTCAACTTTTACGATATTGATGAGCGCGTCAGGAAATAAAGGGTCTGGGGGGCGTTATGTAATGAATCGAACGACAATGTTTAATATTACAGACCGAAAACGGACTGAGCGTGAGCTGCTAGAAAGTGAGGCGCGTTTCCGCAATATTATGGACCATGCCCCAATTGGCATGGCAACCCAATCTCTTGATGGACAATTTTTGTTGGTTAACCGGGCTCTTTGTGAAATTACTGGATACAAGAAAGAAGAGCTTGAGGAACTAACCTTTCAGAAAATTACTTACCCAGACGATTTGGTTCTTGAGTTTGAAAATACCCGCAAGCTAATAGAAGGTAAGAGTAGTTCTTACCATGTTGAGAAAAGGCAAATCCGAAAAGACGGTACGATATCATGGATACAAGTTACACGCTCTATTTTGCGCGATACTACTTCAGGGGAACCCATTTATTTTATCATACAGGTTGAAGATATTAATGAGCGCATAATAAGCAGAGAAAAGATTTATCAACTTGCTTATCACGATATACTCACCGGTCTTCCCAATAGACAATTGCTACTAGATAGGCTTAACCAGGCAATTGCCAGCGCGAAGCATCATCATCGTTTTATGGCTCTCATGTTTGTAGATTTGGATAAGTTCAAGCATATCAACGATACCTTGGGACATGATGCTGGTGATAAACTTCTTAAAGAAATGAGTGCACGATTATGTTGTACCATACGTAGTCAAGACACTATTGCTCGTACAGGTGGTGATGAGTTTGTCATCATTTTAACTGAAATTTCATCGCCTCAGGATGCCGCTATTCTAGCAGATAAATTTCTCAAAATTGTGAAACAACCCCTATCTCTTCAAGATCAGCAATTACAAATTACCGCCAGCATAGGAATAGCAATTTATCCAAATAATGGCCTTGATGCGGCTGAACTAATGAAAAAAGCAGATATGGCAATGTACATGTCAAAAGATGCAGGCAGAGATCGATGGCATTTTTACTAATGGTACGATATTGAGCTTATCCGTTTTTTTACTCGGATATTTCTCAATTTCACAGACTTTTCCTGTTGTGTAGCGATAATTATTTTTGCGTTTAGAGGACAGCAATTTTCCCTTCCATTGTGACCAACGATAGGCCGCAGCAATTTTTTAGAGTCATCGCACGCATTGAATTATCCTCCGATCTAGGTTTAGTCATTTCCGTCAGCTGTTAAGGGCGCTCCACGCGGCCAAGGAGTCCATGTAATCTCGCCAATGGGCGATTTTTCGGCTTTCGATTTTTATTATCGAGCAAAACCGATTATTGTACTTTACGCCGGTCGCAAGGACTGTCCCGTGAACTTCGTACTCGATGACGACCGTGCGACCGTTATCTGCCTTGTGGGCAATCAAATGGTCGGCAGACTGGAGTTTGATGTAATCTCCATAGCCGCTAAACTGACTCATAAGGTCGGCGCGTCCCTCGATCCGTCGAGGCCATCCCAGGTCGTAGAGGACTTCGTAAACTATGTTGTCAGCGACAACATCGAAGAAGTGCTCGCCATCAACGAGGTCGCCCAACGCGCTTCGAACCAGCTCGAAGTACGGTTCTGCTGCTTCATATTCCGCATACTTTTTTTTCTTCATCACGAACCTCTAATTGCTTACTGAAATTCTGTTGCTTACTAATGTATATTTACATTATATATAGAGTGTACCCATAATAGGAGAGGTCACATTACACTCTATTACGAACACGAAAAGAAAACAAACCTAGGCAGTTAGATCCGGCATATATCTGTGGCTCCAAAGAGCCTGTCGCCGTCTGCGAGCTGTTAACCAAGATGGGTGATAAGTGGAGTATCTTCTTGATCTTCACTTTATAAAGAATATTATCTATTTAAAAGCAATATCCTATCTGAGACTAATAATGAAACCTGCATTGAACAATGTATAATGTATCTTCGAATGAATACATATTAAATAAAATCGAACGAAATGACGAAACGCTGACATCCCGTTCCCTGGGAATTAACAATATTGGCGATGAAGGGAACAAAGCCCTCGCTGAGGCACTCGGGAGCCGTGTGATTTAAAAACTTCAACAACTCAATTTTATGATTGAGAGGTAACAGACCGAATCCTCCTCAGAACCAGACTTGCGGAACTACCCCATCCGGCTCCCGATAGATCAGTGCCCTCATCACATATTCAGCGAGTGGGGAACATCGATATAGTTTTCCCCTTCGTGGGAAAGCCTATTGCTTTGAGCATGATGTTAAAATGCTCCCAGCTCTCTACCCTGCCACAAATGCAGAATTTGATGTATTGTATTTTTCCTTGTATGCCACCAAAAGAAAGCCAATAATACCTACCGCCAATGTCACAGGAATAACACCAATACCATAGACAAAAGCTTGAGTAACATGGGTTCCACCATAGGAATTAATCACAAATCCAATGGCAGAATGAAAACCATAACCAAAAATCATAATGATCATGTTGGCAATAGCCGTAGTTAAGCCAGCAAGGTTTTCTGGCATATAAGTCGATACTTTATAAATGGCCAGAATTTGGTAGGAACAACACATCCCAACCAAAATGAAACTTATTGTAATACTGGGTACGGTTAATACACCGGCCACAAGAGCTACGAAGGTTAGAAACATAACAGCCCCCGCGACAATAATTGTTCCCAGATAATACCCTGTTTTTTCTGCGATCAAACTTAAAATAGGCGAACCAAAACACATCCCTATATAAATCATTGAAGGAAGATAATTGGCGGTTGTTGAGCTCAAACTGTAAGCTTGCTTTAAAAAACCAGAGCCCCAAACATCAGAAAAGCCTTCCAGAGGCCCTAACATCAACCCTGAAAAAAGACATAACATAATTACCTTCTTATTCGTAAATACTGTTTTGATGTTAGCAATAACGCTCTCGTGCTGTGTTGATTTAATATCAGGAACGATAAAATAAGTAATACAAGCTAATAATATTCCTATAATGACAAAGATTTCTACAACCATTTTATAGCCTAAATGAGCGCACATATAGCTCACAGGCCCTCCTCCATAAACAGCCCCAATCAGCCCTATCATTACAGAAAAACTTAACATACGAGGAAAATGTTTTTCCTTAAAGGTCATGCGTATTATTTTAAAGGTTCCTAAAATTGCTGCTGAAGAACCAATTCCAATCAAAGCTCTTCCCACAAGCGGATAAACCCAGTGCTCAGCAAAGATAATAGGAAGTAAACCAATGACTGTTAGTAAAATACAAGCAGTCATGACTTTTCGTGGACCAAAACGATCCAGCATGATACCTATGGGTAGATGCATTAACGAATAGCCGATATAGTAAACGCCAGAAAATTGTCCAAATACCGCTGCATCAATGTGAAACTGTAGGGTAATATCATCAAGCATAATATTGGGCATTACTCTTAGAATATATTGGTATGCATAAAATATGGACACAATCACCCATACGAACCAAGCAAGAACTCGTGAATTAGACATCTTTATCCTCAAACAAGCTTTTATTGTAAGCACCATGAAAAAATCATAGGCAGACAACCATTTTACCTCATCCCCGATGAAATTATATTGCAAACAATAGCCAAAAAATACTTTTTTTGATTTTTTATTTCACAATATATTATAAATTTGAAATATAATGCTATTATATAAGTAATATTCGCAACTATTTACTATAAATATGGACCGAACTGATAAAAAAATACTTGATATTTTGCAATCTAATTGCCAAATTAATAATCAAGAATTAGCTGAACTAGTCGCCTTATCCCCCTCTTCTTGTCTCCGTCGTGTTAAGCTATTAGAGGATCAAGGTTATATAAAAAAGCAAGTCGCTCTCCTTGAACCAGAAAAGATAGGGCTCAAACTAACGGTTATCGTTTTAGTAGGATTAAATAGTCATCAGCCTAGTGTGATGAATCAATTTGAAGAAACGATTCGTTTTCTTCCCGAAGTAACTCAATGCTATTTAATTACGGGGCAATCTGCAGATTACTTATTGAAAGTTATAGTACCTGATCTCAATGCATATCAATCCTTTTTACTGGGCAAATTAACCTGTATTAATGGAGTTGGTAGTGTTCACTCCAGTTTTATTTTACGTACTATTTGTGAGACAACGTCCCTTCCATTAGATCTTTTAGATTAAAAATCTCTCATTTTTCAAGCTAGTAATAGCTTGATATTTATTTAATTTCATGATTTTGTCCCCTATAAAAATCATGGAAATGTTCAATAATAAATCTTGTTGTGCTAGAATGCGCTTTCTTTAGTCACTTTTTATCATAACTATCACCTTATAGAATAAAGAATAGAAGATGGATTGTTTTATTAGAAACTAGAGCTTAAAGAGCTAGGATCAAATATTTAAAATAGGAAGTATCAGGATGACAATAGAAACAATACGTGCCTTAATTACGTCAGATCAAGATGAGCAGAAAATTGAAAAGAAGATAGTCAAAATATTAAAAGCGAACCCTTCTTTGGCTAGTAGAGCCGATTTTTTTGATAGAAGCATATTCCATCTATTATTTCTTCATAAAAAATATAACGTTATTGATGCTCTTTTAAAAGCCAGGCACTGGCAGGACTCGGCATTATTAGGTGACCATCATGGAAACACATTATTACACTACATAGTAAACCGAGGAACAGAAGAAGAACTCCACTTAATAAATATAATTCTTGAACAACTTCCTGAGATTATCAATCGAGTAAATGAATCAGGTAATACCGCATTACATGAAGCTATTATAGGCCAAAAATTATGGGCAGCTAAATGTCTCGTAAGGTGTGCTCATATTGACCGAATGATAAAAAATAAAAATGAACAAACTGTGATGGATCTTGCAGAGGATAAAAGTGAATTTAAACAAATTTTACTATACATTAATTTATCCTCTCTAGATTTGCGGAGTAGATTTACTCGCCCGGGTTCTAAAGATAACTTAAGAGAGAATTTCCCTGTATTAACCTCTAGAAGTCATTCTGATTCTTCTTCATCCCCTAAAACGAGCGAACTACTACATAGCCCGCTAAAGTTTTCAGAAAGCAGTCTTTCTGAATTAGATAGTTCAGATGAAAGTGAAAAAATAGAAAGTCCCAAAGAAAAACAAAAAGAAATAATGTCAGATGATGAAGCAGAGCGTTCAAATAGGTTCAGGCTTAGAGGCATATTAAAAAAACTTGCTGATAAATTAAAAGATGATAGAAAATCGCCCTACTGTCATGAATTAAAAGAATTATTTGTCGACGAATGCCACAGAATTTGTTTATTAGATGAAGCGTTGGAATGCACGCCTGAAATTGCTGAGATTATTGAAATGACGTTGAATCATTTAGATAGGTCGGTGCAAGAACGTTATACTAAAATTCAAAACTCAAATTACAATATATTAAGTATGTTTGTATTCATGCTTATTAATAACAATTTAACAGTTGACGCAGAGCCACGAAGTAAGCCAATAATTCATGAGGATTATAAATATCAGGCTAAAGCTTTAAAAACCGTATGGTTATTAACTGCATGTCAATCTTCTTTTGATGCAAAGCGAGAATTTGATTTTGCAATTATCGCACAACGTGCATTAGGAGTTTTGCCTTCGTACTCTTATCTAGAAATATTGGTTTGTATAAGACGATTGTATCCGGATTTTGATAGAGCTCAGAAATTAGTAGCTAACTTTATTGTATTACAATTACTAATCTATCATGTTAATGATAAAGTGAATCCATTTCCTACATTAAAGATGCAATTACGATTTATTTGCCAATTAAATGTGGATGAACATCATGGCTTAGGCAAGCTAGGAGAGCAAATTAATGCCTATTTAAACAAAGCAACTCAATTGAACATGGCTCTCTCTAGAGAACCTTTATTAAGAAATTTTCATTTTTTAAACAGACAGATAAATCAACCCACTTTTGTTCGAATGAATCAATCATTTGATGAACTAGTTAATAATGCTTTAAGTAAGACTAAGAAAAAAAGAGTTCATGAGGTATCTCTCATAGCTAGCGAACTGAGAATGCTAACTATCTACTTGTATCAGCGAGTATCTATAGCTGAGTTCGCGGACTCGAATTGGCTAAAAACAAACAAACAAACTTTATCACCTCACATTAGTCTATTTACTGAAGCATTGAACAAATTAAGCACTTACTTTACTGAAAAAATATTGACTCAACCGGAAGATAATATACAAAATGCCTTACAGTTTTTAAGCGAAATAGCTGAGGCTATTTGTCCATTAGATGGTGAAAATTATCCCGATCTCAATAGCTCTATGCTTTTATCTAGTGTATTTAATAAAACCCCCATTTCTCGGTTAAAGCCTATTTTTGAAGCACTAGATCCCATAGGGCAAAAAGTAATTAAAGAACTTGATACAGTAACTAGCCAAGAAAAACATGCTCTATTTATGCGAGAAGTTTATCATAACCGCAAGACAGCCCTTCCCTTTTGTGGAGAATTTCTTACCAATATGACCTTTGCCCATGACGGTAATGCCAAAACTTTATTTCGTGCCGAAAGCTTTGGGTGTGTTTTAAAAAAGCTGATGGAAGTGAAATTATTAATTAATTTTACTAAAGTTCATTTTCATACCGATTTGT
This Legionella fallonii LLAP-10 DNA region includes the following protein-coding sequences:
- a CDS encoding PAS domain S-box protein, whose translation is MKISKEPINFSNEITDLYNNIVDNAPVGIATLSIDGHFMQVNQAFIEITGYERNELETINYQQLTYSEDCAIDGFNVQQLLDGKVKSYRLEKRYVRKDNKIIWVQVTRSILRSSITEKPLYFIAQIEDVTSRKQAEKALQESENLFRNVIDNAPVGVVIISLDGQLLRVNQTYCDITGYEKEELEDMNYKKLTYAEDMTIDAANVQQLMEGKIHSYCLEKRYIRKDDKTIWVQVTRSLLRDSTTGMPVYFIAQVEDISERKQIEKTLHQSEELFQNIVDNAPIGIATVSIDGHFLQVNSAFCKITGYSQEELTKLTYQELTYPEDLSANFAKVQYLLEGKASSYQIEKRYVRKDGKVIWVQVTRSLLRNQLTGTPLYFIAQMENITERKTTAEKLQKSTEEIADLYANAPCGYHSLDDNDFFTRINNTELHWLGYMADEIIGKMKFSDLLTPTSRRIYQENTSQFKEQGFINDVEMELTRRDGSTFTILMSASGNKGSGGRYVMNRTTMFNITDRKRTERELLESEARFRNIMDHAPIGMATQSLDGQFLLVNRALCEITGYKKEELEELTFQKITYPDDLVLEFENTRKLIEGKSSSYHVEKRQIRKDGTISWIQVTRSILRDTTSGEPIYFIIQVEDINERIISREKIYQLAYHDILTGLPNRQLLLDRLNQAIASAKHHHRFMALMFVDLDKFKHINDTLGHDAGDKLLKEMSARLCCTIRSQDTIARTGGDEFVIILTEISSPQDAAILADKFLKIVKQPLSLQDQQLQITASIGIAIYPNNGLDAAELMKKADMAMYMSKDAGRDRWHFY
- a CDS encoding nuclear transport factor 2 family protein; this translates as MKKKKYAEYEAAEPYFELVRSALGDLVDGEHFFDVVADNIVYEVLYDLGWPRRIEGRADLMSQFSGYGDYIKLQSADHLIAHKADNGRTVVIEYEVHGTVLATGVKYNNRFCSIIKIESRKIAHWRDYMDSLAAWSALNS
- a CDS encoding MFS transporter, translated to MSNSRVLAWFVWVIVSIFYAYQYILRVMPNIMLDDITLQFHIDAAVFGQFSGVYYIGYSLMHLPIGIMLDRFGPRKVMTACILLTVIGLLPIIFAEHWVYPLVGRALIGIGSSAAILGTFKIIRMTFKEKHFPRMLSFSVMIGLIGAVYGGGPVSYMCAHLGYKMVVEIFVIIGILLACITYFIVPDIKSTQHESVIANIKTVFTNKKVIMLCLFSGLMLGPLEGFSDVWGSGFLKQAYSLSSTTANYLPSMIYIGMCFGSPILSLIAEKTGYYLGTIIVAGAVMFLTFVALVAGVLTVPSITISFILVGMCCSYQILAIYKVSTYMPENLAGLTTAIANMIIMIFGYGFHSAIGFVINSYGGTHVTQAFVYGIGVIPVTLAVGIIGFLLVAYKEKYNTSNSAFVAG
- a CDS encoding Lrp/AsnC family transcriptional regulator produces the protein MDRTDKKILDILQSNCQINNQELAELVALSPSSCLRRVKLLEDQGYIKKQVALLEPEKIGLKLTVIVLVGLNSHQPSVMNQFEETIRFLPEVTQCYLITGQSADYLLKVIVPDLNAYQSFLLGKLTCINGVGSVHSSFILRTICETTSLPLDLLD
- a CDS encoding RasGEF domain-containing protein, which encodes MTIETIRALITSDQDEQKIEKKIVKILKANPSLASRADFFDRSIFHLLFLHKKYNVIDALLKARHWQDSALLGDHHGNTLLHYIVNRGTEEELHLINIILEQLPEIINRVNESGNTALHEAIIGQKLWAAKCLVRCAHIDRMIKNKNEQTVMDLAEDKSEFKQILLYINLSSLDLRSRFTRPGSKDNLRENFPVLTSRSHSDSSSSPKTSELLHSPLKFSESSLSELDSSDESEKIESPKEKQKEIMSDDEAERSNRFRLRGILKKLADKLKDDRKSPYCHELKELFVDECHRICLLDEALECTPEIAEIIEMTLNHLDRSVQERYTKIQNSNYNILSMFVFMLINNNLTVDAEPRSKPIIHEDYKYQAKALKTVWLLTACQSSFDAKREFDFAIIAQRALGVLPSYSYLEILVCIRRLYPDFDRAQKLVANFIVLQLLIYHVNDKVNPFPTLKMQLRFICQLNVDEHHGLGKLGEQINAYLNKATQLNMALSREPLLRNFHFLNRQINQPTFVRMNQSFDELVNNALSKTKKKRVHEVSLIASELRMLTIYLYQRVSIAEFADSNWLKTNKQTLSPHISLFTEALNKLSTYFTEKILTQPEDNIQNALQFLSEIAEAICPLDGENYPDLNSSMLLSSVFNKTPISRLKPIFEALDPIGQKVIKELDTVTSQEKHALFMREVYHNRKTALPFCGEFLTNMTFAHDGNAKTLFRAESFGCVLKKLMEVKLLINFTKVHFHTDLSIFITEYQDPGEEYLDCLSYRHQPSKAHVINLDTAASFDSLLDELKINYLSKNILPSVMLNGELHPPQQLAAKLIFFYTKQLNSPRSELLTQSFDKLQETIHEIIKINNEYYYPKKLADKLKASLFSSQLTKMEKRVKNDEEQEEEKILESKQENEKKPARKGTLRRRSLHFLESLNIIQPARKTSEPPSGDNEEQNIRVSNI